In the Maribacter sp. MJ134 genome, one interval contains:
- a CDS encoding ABC transporter permease: MFNRDNWKEIFETIQKNKLRTFLSGFTVALGILIFVVLYGFGNGLINTFDEFFKDDATNTFFIFPGRTSIPYKGYKSNRRIEFDNSDLADLEKNFAMFIEYISPRVDRGGLVKYKNESNNYTTRGVSESYQFAEKTIMMKGRYLNREDIANKTKYAVIGRLVEKDLFSQEESIGKYIDVAGSAFKVIGVFQDDAGDNEERRIYIPYTTRQLIEKNTDKVNQIVIGFKPEIGYAGAMAFQRSLDKFIRNKKFINPEDQNGLFIRNVADQLKQNQQFAGILQLIVSIVAFGTIIAGIIGISNIMVFVVKERTKELGIRKALGATPKSVISTILLESVFITTISGFVGMLLGVALLSSLGEKLADYFITNPFINTGTAIFATVTLIIFGAIAGYIPARRAARIKPIVALRDE, from the coding sequence ATGTTTAATAGGGATAACTGGAAAGAAATATTTGAAACCATTCAGAAAAACAAGCTAAGGACGTTCCTTTCTGGTTTTACGGTGGCTTTGGGTATTTTGATATTTGTAGTATTGTACGGTTTTGGTAATGGTCTGATCAACACGTTCGACGAGTTTTTCAAGGACGATGCTACCAATACATTTTTCATCTTTCCAGGGAGAACATCCATTCCTTATAAAGGGTATAAGTCTAACCGAAGAATAGAATTTGATAATTCTGATTTGGCGGATTTAGAAAAGAATTTTGCCATGTTCATTGAGTATATCTCTCCGAGAGTGGATAGGGGAGGACTCGTAAAGTACAAAAATGAATCCAACAATTATACTACTCGAGGAGTAAGTGAGTCGTATCAATTTGCCGAGAAGACCATTATGATGAAAGGCAGGTATCTGAACAGGGAAGATATTGCAAATAAAACCAAGTATGCGGTTATTGGTAGGTTGGTAGAAAAAGATTTGTTCTCCCAAGAGGAGTCCATTGGTAAATATATTGATGTTGCAGGAAGTGCTTTTAAGGTCATTGGGGTTTTTCAGGATGATGCGGGAGATAATGAGGAAAGAAGAATTTACATCCCTTACACAACGAGACAACTCATAGAAAAAAATACCGATAAGGTTAACCAGATTGTAATCGGTTTTAAACCAGAAATAGGTTACGCGGGCGCAATGGCTTTTCAACGAAGCTTGGATAAGTTTATTAGAAATAAAAAATTCATCAACCCGGAGGACCAAAACGGACTGTTCATCAGGAATGTTGCCGACCAGTTAAAACAAAATCAACAGTTTGCGGGTATTTTACAGTTAATTGTATCTATAGTAGCCTTTGGGACCATTATAGCTGGGATTATTGGCATTAGTAATATCATGGTTTTCGTGGTAAAGGAGCGTACCAAGGAACTGGGTATTCGTAAGGCCCTAGGGGCAACGCCAAAATCCGTTATCAGTACTATTCTATTGGAGTCTGTTTTTATTACTACCATTTCCGGTTTCGTTGGTATGCTCTTGGGAGTAGCCCTTCTTAGTTCCCTTGGAGAAAAACTAGCGGATTATTTCATAACCAATCCATTTATAAATACAGGAACAGCCATTTTTGCTACGGTAACACTAATCATTTTTGGTGCTATTGCGGGATATATTCCCGCTAGAAGAGCCGCTAGAATAAAACCTATTGTTGCACTAAGAGACGAATGA
- a CDS encoding ABC transporter ATP-binding protein produces MIEINDLHKSYKMGSNSLHVLKGINFKVEEGELVAIMGSSGSGKSTLLNILGMLDELDEGSYTLDGVPIKNLNETKAAQYRNKFLGFIFQSFNLINYKSAMENVALPLYYQRVSRKERQEKALKYLEQVGLKQWATHLPSELSGGQKQRVAIARAMAAEPKVLLADEPTGALDSKTSYEVMDLIQKINDDGNTILVVTHEPDIADMCKRIVHLKDGVIVEDKKVKQVRASQYV; encoded by the coding sequence ATGATTGAAATAAACGATCTTCACAAATCCTATAAAATGGGGAGTAATTCGCTCCATGTTCTTAAAGGAATAAATTTTAAAGTAGAAGAAGGCGAGTTAGTAGCTATAATGGGTTCTTCGGGGTCAGGGAAATCTACCTTGTTAAATATATTGGGTATGTTAGACGAGCTAGATGAGGGTTCCTATACCTTGGACGGTGTTCCCATAAAGAACTTAAATGAAACCAAGGCCGCTCAGTACCGTAATAAGTTCTTGGGATTTATTTTTCAATCCTTCAATTTGATAAATTATAAGAGCGCAATGGAAAACGTTGCTTTACCTTTATATTATCAACGTGTTAGCCGTAAAGAACGTCAAGAAAAGGCTCTGAAATATTTAGAACAAGTAGGTCTAAAACAATGGGCCACTCATTTACCTAGTGAGCTTTCAGGTGGTCAAAAGCAGCGGGTTGCCATCGCTAGAGCTATGGCCGCAGAACCTAAAGTGCTTCTTGCCGATGAGCCAACGGGTGCTTTGGACAGTAAGACATCGTATGAGGTAATGGATTTGATTCAGAAAATCAATGATGATGGAAACACTATTTTGGTAGTAACGCATGAGCCGGATATCGCCGATATGTGCAAGCGAATTGTACATTTAAAGGATGGTGTTATCGTAGAGGATAAAAAAGTTAAGCAAGTAAGAGCATCGCAATATGTTTAA
- a CDS encoding efflux RND transporter periplasmic adaptor subunit — protein sequence MKKSITRIILILIVVLFGGAMYYLYQKNSEDPVVYETEQASKKTIVKKTVATGSILPLEEVLIKPNISGVIEEVFVEGGDYVKSGDLLCRIKVVPNLNALNDARNAIDEAKIGLDDQLRNVERQKSLFAKGVISQVDLERAQVAYDQAKQSYGAANKRYDIIKTGTAKGFGNAANTQIRATVSGMVLEVPVEVGNQVIESNNFNEGTTIAAIADVDKMIFEGKVDESEVGKIKENLPLEITVGAIENKVFDAVLDYIAPKGKEENGAIQFEIKGTMKKQDSVFIRAGLSANASIILAKVDSVLAVKEALVQFDDETKKPYVEIATGEQEFERKEIDLGVSDGIFVEVLSGITMEDKIKVWNKIENEGEDN from the coding sequence ATGAAAAAATCAATCACAAGAATTATTTTAATTTTAATCGTAGTGCTTTTTGGAGGAGCTATGTATTATCTCTATCAAAAAAATTCGGAAGACCCCGTTGTTTATGAGACCGAACAGGCTTCTAAAAAAACTATTGTTAAGAAAACCGTAGCGACCGGAAGTATTTTGCCTTTAGAAGAAGTATTGATAAAGCCTAATATCTCAGGAGTTATTGAAGAGGTTTTTGTTGAAGGCGGGGATTACGTGAAGTCGGGCGATTTGCTATGCCGTATTAAGGTAGTGCCAAACCTTAATGCCTTGAACGACGCCAGAAATGCCATTGACGAAGCGAAAATTGGATTGGACGATCAACTAAGGAATGTAGAGCGTCAAAAGAGCTTGTTCGCAAAAGGGGTAATTTCCCAGGTAGATTTGGAAAGGGCTCAGGTGGCCTATGACCAAGCCAAACAATCCTATGGTGCTGCAAACAAAAGGTACGATATTATTAAGACCGGTACGGCCAAAGGTTTTGGCAACGCCGCCAATACGCAAATACGGGCAACGGTAAGTGGTATGGTCTTGGAAGTACCTGTAGAAGTTGGAAATCAAGTTATAGAGAGTAACAACTTTAATGAAGGGACTACTATTGCTGCTATCGCAGATGTCGACAAAATGATTTTTGAGGGGAAAGTGGACGAATCCGAAGTAGGTAAGATTAAAGAAAACCTACCGCTTGAAATTACAGTGGGTGCCATAGAAAATAAAGTTTTCGATGCGGTTTTGGATTATATTGCACCCAAGGGCAAAGAAGAGAACGGCGCAATCCAATTCGAAATTAAGGGAACAATGAAAAAGCAGGACTCTGTCTTTATACGAGCAGGTCTAAGTGCAAATGCCTCAATAATCTTGGCAAAGGTGGATAGTGTGTTGGCGGTAAAAGAAGCCTTGGTCCAATTTGATGATGAGACCAAGAAACCTTATGTAGAAATTGCCACAGGAGAGCAAGAGTTTGAGCGTAAGGAAATAGATTTGGGGGTAAGTGATGGCATTTTTGTAGAGGTATTATCCGGGATTACAATGGAAGACAAAATAAAGGTCTGGAACAAGATTGAAAACGAAGGCGAGGACAACTAA
- a CDS encoding ABC transporter permease, which yields MFNKDRWREILEVLSTNVWRTVATAFGVGWGIFILIILLAAGKGLENGIRQDFNGVATNTMFMWTQTTTMAHQGLPEGRNFNFKLPDVDLLRRSVPELRIISPRNSMRQTEGDNVIRGLESGQYRVFGDYPEIIEQNPIYAAKGRFFNHNDIKAKRKVVVIGDGIRQDLYEEDEDPIGTYLKVNGVNFMVVGTYKEKTSDGGGQNSEREIFMPFTTFSQAFNRADNVGWMAITAKDGSSISDLKNKVISTVKQSRKVHPDDERAIGHFDLYQQFNRVESLFGALKFVAYFVGILVLLSGIIGVSNIMLIVIKERTKEIGIRRALGEDPWSIRLQILMESIFLTIISGMVGIIFGALSIYGINTLLESLGPVDMFLNPSVSLGVVISALIILVISGLLAGFIPANSAIRVRPIEALRTE from the coding sequence ATGTTCAATAAAGACCGTTGGAGGGAAATTTTAGAAGTGCTTTCTACAAATGTGTGGCGTACCGTGGCCACGGCATTCGGTGTGGGTTGGGGAATATTCATATTAATCATTCTTTTAGCTGCGGGAAAAGGTCTGGAAAACGGTATACGACAAGACTTTAATGGTGTCGCAACGAATACCATGTTCATGTGGACACAGACCACGACAATGGCCCATCAAGGACTTCCAGAGGGAAGGAACTTTAATTTTAAATTACCCGATGTAGACCTGTTGAGGAGGAGTGTACCGGAACTGCGCATTATATCGCCTAGGAACAGTATGAGACAAACGGAAGGCGATAATGTGATACGCGGTCTAGAAAGTGGGCAATATCGCGTTTTTGGAGATTACCCGGAAATCATCGAACAAAACCCGATATATGCGGCCAAGGGTCGTTTCTTTAATCATAACGATATAAAGGCAAAACGTAAGGTTGTGGTTATCGGTGATGGTATACGGCAAGACTTATATGAGGAAGACGAGGACCCTATAGGTACCTACCTCAAGGTTAATGGGGTCAATTTTATGGTGGTGGGCACCTATAAAGAAAAAACTAGTGATGGCGGCGGACAAAATAGTGAGCGTGAAATATTCATGCCGTTCACAACTTTTTCCCAAGCTTTTAACCGCGCCGATAATGTAGGTTGGATGGCAATAACAGCCAAAGATGGAAGCTCCATAAGCGACTTGAAAAATAAGGTCATCAGTACGGTCAAACAAAGTAGAAAGGTACACCCTGATGATGAAAGAGCAATTGGTCATTTTGATTTGTACCAACAATTTAATCGAGTGGAAAGCCTTTTCGGGGCGTTAAAATTTGTAGCATATTTCGTAGGAATATTGGTTTTGCTTTCCGGAATCATCGGTGTTAGTAACATCATGCTTATCGTTATTAAAGAAAGAACCAAGGAAATAGGCATCCGTAGGGCCTTGGGTGAAGACCCTTGGTCTATTAGACTACAGATTTTGATGGAGTCCATATTCCTAACCATTATTTCAGGTATGGTGGGTATTATCTTCGGTGCACTTTCAATCTATGGCATCAACACATTGCTAGAATCTCTCGGTCCTGTGGATATGTTCCTTAATCCGAGTGTTAGTCTAGGCGTCGTAATCAGTGCCTTGATTATACTGGTCATATCTGGTCTGTTAGCAGGTTTTATCCCCGCAAATAGTGCCATACGCGTGCGCCCCATTGAAGCCTTAAGAACAGAATAA